The DNA region GCGCGGTTCACAGGCCGCCAGCCGGCGCGGGCCGAAGGCGCGCTGGCCTGCGACCCGCGACTGGCGCCTGAAGGCCGGGTCACGCTCGCGCTCGCCCCGCAGCCTTTTGGCGAAGGCTGGCGCGGTGAGACGATCCTCACGCCGACCCGGCGCGGCACGGCACACATCGAGCGGGCGTGGATGCGCTGGGAAGGGCCCTTGCGGCTTGGCGCGCGGCAGGTCGACTATCCGCTGAACCGCCCGGTGCGAATCTGGCCTGACCTGTCGCCGGTGCGCTCGCCCGATTTGCAGGCCTTTCTGCGCAACGCCCAGATGGGCCTGATCGCCCGCCGCATCCGGGGTGAAGGCACGCAGTTCGAAGCCCTGAGCGAGTACGAGCCCGGCATGGATCGCCGCCGGATCGACTGGAAGGCCAGTGCCCGCCACACCCGCCTGTTCGCCCGCGAGAACGAGAGCGAGCGCAACAATCAGATCGTCTTCGCCTTCGATTGCGGGCAGGCGATGTGCGAGCCGGTGGACGGCCTGCCGCGCATCGACCGGGCAGTCAGCGCGGCGCTGACCTGCGCCTATGTCGCGCTGAAGGGCGGGGACAAGGTCGCCCTGTTCGGCTTTGCGCAAGCCCCGCAGATCATGACGCCCTTCATCGGCGATCCGCGCGCCTTCCACCGCTTGCAGAGCGCGGCGGCGGGCCTCGATTACCAGGCGGCCGAGCCCAATTTCACGCTCGCACTCGCCACCCTCACCGGGCGGCTCCAGCGCCGTTCGCTGGTGGTGGTGTTCTCCGACTTCACCGATCCCACCGCAGCGGAACTGATGGTCGAAAGCCTCGGGCGGTTGTCGGGCAAGCATCTGGTGCTGTTCGTCACCATGACCGACAGCGAGGTCGAAGACCTCATCACCGCCCCGCCCGGCGACATCGCGACATTGGCCCGCTCGGTCACCGCCGATAGCCTCGCCCAGCAGCGCAAGCTGGTGCTGACCCGGCTGCGGCGGCTGGGGATCGACGTGCTCGAAGCGCCGTGGGCGTCGATCGGTCCGCGCCTGATCGACCGCTATCTCGCAATCCGCAACAGTGAGGCGATAGGGTGAAGGCGCCGGTCATCTCGTCATGGTTTGGGCGCGGACAAGTCGCCGCGCCGCCCGATATCGAAAGCGCGGCGCTGCGCTCCGACCGTTTCCGGCTGGAACGCGAAGGCGATTGGCGCAGGCTGGAGGATATCCTCGCCCGGATGGAACGCGGGGGGTTGCGCCGCATCGCCGATGCCGATCTGATTGCGCTGCCCGCGCTATATCGCACCGCCGCATCGAGCCTGTCGGTCGCGCGCGAAACGTCGCTCGACGCCGCCACCCTCGCCTATCTCGAAGCACTGGTGCAGCGCGCATGGTTTCAGGTCTACGGCCCGCGGCAGGGGTTCATCCGCTGGTTTCGGGGCTTCATCTTCGGCGGCTGGAGCCGTGCGGTGCGCAGCCTGTGGCTCGACATCTGCATTGCGCTGTTCGTGATGGTGGCAGGCACGGTGGTCGGCTGGCTGCTCGTGTCGCAGGACGAGGCGTGGTATTACCGCCTGTTCCCGGCCGGCGTCGGCGAGGCCCGCGTGCCCGGTGCCAGCCGCGAACAATTGCTGGCCACTCTGGCGACCGAGAACAGCGCGGACGGCCTGTCAGCCTTCGCCGCGCAGCTGTTCGGCAACAATTCGGCGGTGTGCATCCTCGCCTTCGCGCTGGGGTTCGCCTTCGGCATCCCTTCGCTGCTGCTGCTGGTCCACAACATGGCCTTGCTGGGCGCCTTGCTGTGGCTGTTTGACGGGCAGGGGCTGGTGGTGGAGCTGGCCGCCTGGCTTAGCGTGCATGGCACCACCGAGCTGTTCGGCATCCTGCTGTCGGGCGCGGCGGGGCTGCATATCGGGCGGGCGATGGCCTTTCCCGGCAAGCTCCCGGTGCTCGATGCGGCGGCAGCGGCCGGGCGGCGCTCGGCGGTGGTGATGGTCGGCGTAGTGATCATGATGATCGTCGCCGCGCTGCTTGAAGCCTTCCCGCGCCAGCTGGTCGAGGGCACCTCTGGCCGGTTCGTGATTGGCGGGACGATGCTGGCCTTCTGGCTCACCTATTTCATCCTCTACCGCCCACGCATCGCCGGTGACGCCGCAGCGGCGGAAGCCGCATGAGCAAAGCCGCCGCCGCCAAGCCGGACAAGCGCGCCCGGACGCTGATCACGCCCGAAGGGCTGGCGCTGCCGCTCACCCTCGCCTCGCGCGCGGCCCGCGCCGGGGCGTTGCTCATCGATATGGTGATTATCGTCATCGGCCTGATCGCCTTTCAATGGGTGATGCAAGCGCTGTTCGCAGGCGTGATGGAGGGGATTGGCTTCGATCCCCAGGAACGCTTGCCGGGATCGGCGGAGTTTCTGGTGATCATCTCCGTGCTGATCGGCTTTGCGGCATGGTACGGCTATTTTCTGGTGCAGGAGCTCGGCCCGCGCGGCGCGACGCTGGGCAAGCGGCTGGTCGGCATCCGCATCGCCGCGCGCGGCGGGGCGCGGCTTACGCCCGAGGCTGTGATCGCGCGCAACCTGCTGCGCGATATCGAGGTGTTCTATCCGCTGATCGCGCTGCTGATCCTCGTCGGGCTGAGCAGTCAGGGTGAGGATGTCGGCGCACTCGGCTTTGTGGTGACCGGGTGGCTGCTGTTGTTCCTGCTGTTCCCGTTCTTCAACCGCGATTGCCTGCGGGCGGGTGACATCATCGCCGGAACCTGGGTGGTCGAACGTCCGCGCACCAGGCTGGCCGCCGTGCTCAGCACGCAGGGCGCCGCCACAACCAAGGGCGCGAGCGAGGTCACCGGCGTGCGCTATGATTTCGGCGAAGCGGAACTTTCGATCTATGGCGAGCGCGAGCTTCAGACGCTGGAACGGCTGCTGCGCGATTCCCAGCCCGATGCGCTCAAGGCCGTGCACGCCACGATCTGCCGCAAGATCGGCTGGGACCCCGGCGCGGGCGACGAAAGAGCTTTCCTAGAGGCCTTCTATGGGCAATTGCGCAGCCGGTTGGAGGCCGACATGCGGTTCGGCAAGCGCAAAGCGGACAAGTTCTCATGATGATAGATCGGCGGCATTTCATCGGCGGCACGCTCGCTTTGGGTGCGAGCGCCTGCATCCCGCCCGATCAAAGCCCGATGGGCCGGTTGGCGGCAGAGCTGCGGCTGATCGAGGCGGCTGGTGATGGCACGCTGGGCGTCGAACTGTTTGACACCGTCAGCGGGATGTCGGTCGGCCTGAACCGCGACCGCCGCTTCGGCCACGCGTCCTCCTTCAAGTTCTCGCTCGCCGCGCTGCTGCTCCAGCGTCATGCGGCGGGCCAGATTGACGCGGACAAGCGCGTGACGTGGACCGAGGCCGATATGCTCGAACACGCGCCCTTCACGCGCGAGCGGATCGGGACGGGCGCAACCTTGCGCGAGTTGGCGCGGGCGACGCAGATTACCTCGGACAATCCGGCGGCCAATATCCTGCTCCGCAATCTGGGCGGCCCGGCGGGGCTGACTGCCTTCTGGGGCAGCATCGGCGATGAAGTGAGCCGGGTCGACCGCTACGAGCCCGAAATGAACATCGTCCCCCCGGCCGAATTCCGCGACACCGCCACACCCGCCGCGATGGCGCGGAATGTCGCCAAGATCATCTATGGCGACGTCCTGCCTGAGGCCGAGCGGGCGGAGTTGAAGGGCTGGATGATCGCCACCGAAACCGGCCTACGCCGCGTGCGCGCGGGGCTGCCCGAAGGCTGGGTCGCGGGCGACAAGACCGGCACCAGCGGCATGGTCGGCACGGAAGGCAATTACATCGACATCGGATTCGCCGAAGGGCCGAAGGGCCAGCCGCCGATCACCTTCGCCTGCTATTTCCGCGCGCGTCAGGCCGATGACGACATGGCCGCGCGGGCCGAACTGACGCTGTCGCGCGTGGGCCGGATCATCAAGGAATTCGCCGAGCCGGAGCGGGGTTTGCCGCTGGTGGGGAAGATTTATTGAGGCAAATTAGCCCTTCCCCTTGGGGAAGGGTTGGGATGGGGGTTCTACGCCAGCGGGTGTCGCACACCCATCCCCAACCCCTTCCCTCTAGGGAAGGGGCTTTAGTGATCCGGCGTCGCTGAAGCCTTCTCCTCGCCGCCGAAGATCGCCACTTCGCGTAGCCCTGCGCTGGTCGCGCGGCCGCGATACATTCCGGTGGTGTTGAAGCTGA from uncultured Erythrobacter sp. includes:
- the bla gene encoding class A beta-lactamase — its product is MMIDRRHFIGGTLALGASACIPPDQSPMGRLAAELRLIEAAGDGTLGVELFDTVSGMSVGLNRDRRFGHASSFKFSLAALLLQRHAAGQIDADKRVTWTEADMLEHAPFTRERIGTGATLRELARATQITSDNPAANILLRNLGGPAGLTAFWGSIGDEVSRVDRYEPEMNIVPPAEFRDTATPAAMARNVAKIIYGDVLPEAERAELKGWMIATETGLRRVRAGLPEGWVAGDKTGTSGMVGTEGNYIDIGFAEGPKGQPPITFACYFRARQADDDMAARAELTLSRVGRIIKEFAEPERGLPLVGKIY
- a CDS encoding RDD family protein, which translates into the protein MSKAAAAKPDKRARTLITPEGLALPLTLASRAARAGALLIDMVIIVIGLIAFQWVMQALFAGVMEGIGFDPQERLPGSAEFLVIISVLIGFAAWYGYFLVQELGPRGATLGKRLVGIRIAARGGARLTPEAVIARNLLRDIEVFYPLIALLILVGLSSQGEDVGALGFVVTGWLLLFLLFPFFNRDCLRAGDIIAGTWVVERPRTRLAAVLSTQGAATTKGASEVTGVRYDFGEAELSIYGERELQTLERLLRDSQPDALKAVHATICRKIGWDPGAGDERAFLEAFYGQLRSRLEADMRFGKRKADKFS
- a CDS encoding stage II sporulation protein M; the protein is MKAPVISSWFGRGQVAAPPDIESAALRSDRFRLEREGDWRRLEDILARMERGGLRRIADADLIALPALYRTAASSLSVARETSLDAATLAYLEALVQRAWFQVYGPRQGFIRWFRGFIFGGWSRAVRSLWLDICIALFVMVAGTVVGWLLVSQDEAWYYRLFPAGVGEARVPGASREQLLATLATENSADGLSAFAAQLFGNNSAVCILAFALGFAFGIPSLLLLVHNMALLGALLWLFDGQGLVVELAAWLSVHGTTELFGILLSGAAGLHIGRAMAFPGKLPVLDAAAAAGRRSAVVMVGVVIMMIVAALLEAFPRQLVEGTSGRFVIGGTMLAFWLTYFILYRPRIAGDAAAAEAA
- a CDS encoding DUF58 domain-containing protein, coding for MKLLRRLLGLLFWPLRPLLIVAPTERAAWIAAALAPVAVVIAATSPGAWVIAPMLGLTLVALIALDAVMTGRLDSWEVRTPEDIEVGQPSVLAITARFTGRQPARAEGALACDPRLAPEGRVTLALAPQPFGEGWRGETILTPTRRGTAHIERAWMRWEGPLRLGARQVDYPLNRPVRIWPDLSPVRSPDLQAFLRNAQMGLIARRIRGEGTQFEALSEYEPGMDRRRIDWKASARHTRLFARENESERNNQIVFAFDCGQAMCEPVDGLPRIDRAVSAALTCAYVALKGGDKVALFGFAQAPQIMTPFIGDPRAFHRLQSAAAGLDYQAAEPNFTLALATLTGRLQRRSLVVVFSDFTDPTAAELMVESLGRLSGKHLVLFVTMTDSEVEDLITAPPGDIATLARSVTADSLAQQRKLVLTRLRRLGIDVLEAPWASIGPRLIDRYLAIRNSEAIG